From Rhinolophus sinicus isolate RSC01 linkage group LG15, ASM3656204v1, whole genome shotgun sequence, the proteins below share one genomic window:
- the TOP2A gene encoding DNA topoisomerase 2-alpha — MELSPLQPVNENMQVNKTKKNEDAKKRLSVERIYQKKTQLEHILLRPDTYIGSVELVTQQMWVYDEDIGMNFREVTFVPGLYKIFDEILVNAADNKQRDPKMSCIRVTIDPENNLISIWNNGKGIPVVEHKVEKVYVPALIFGQLLTSSNYDDDEKKVTGGRNGYGAKLCNIFSTKFTVETATKEYKKMFKQTWMDNMGRASEMVLKPFSGEDYTCVTFQPDLSKFKMQSLDKDIVALMVRRAYDIAGSTKDVKVFLNGNKLPVKGFRSYVDMYLKDKVDETGNPLKIIHEQVNHRWEVCLTMSEKGFQQISFVNSIATSKGGRHVDYVTDQIVTKLSDVVKKKNKGGVAVKAHQVKNHMWIFVNALIENPTFDSQTKENMTLQVKNFGSTCQLSEKFIKAATGCGIVESILNWVKFKAQAQLNKKCSAVKHNRIKGIPKLDDANDAGGRNSTDCTLILTEGDSAKTLAVSGLGVVGRDKYGVFPLRGKILNVREASHKQIMENAEINNIIKIVGLQYKKNYEDEDSLKTLRYGKIMIMTDQDQDGSHIKGLLINFIHHNWPSLLRHRFLEEFITPIVKVSKNKQEIAFYSLPEFEEWKSSTPNHKKWKVKYYKGLGTSTSKEAKEYFADMKRHRIQFKYSGPEDDAAISLAFSKKQIDDRKEWLTHFMEDRRQRKLCGLPEDYLYGQATTYLTYNDFINKELILFSNSDNERSIPSMVDGLKPGQRKVLFTCFKRNDKREVKVAQLAGSVAEMSSYHHGEMSLMMTIINLAQNFVGSNNLNLLQPIGQFGTRLHGGKDSASPRYIFTMLSSLARLLFPPQDDHTLKFLYDDNQRVEPEWYIPIIPMVLINGAEGIGTGWSCKIPNYDIREIVNNIRRLMDGEEPLPMLPSYKNFKGTIEELAANQYVISGEVAILNSTTIEISELPIRTWTQTYKEQVLEPMLNGTEKTPPLITDYREYHTDTTVKFVVKMTEEKLAEAERVGLHKVFKLQTSLTCNSMVLFDHVGCLKKYDTVLDILREFFELRLKYYGLRKEWLLGMIGAESAKLNNQARFILEKIDGKIVIENKPKKELIKVLIQRGYDSDPVKAWKEAQQKVPDEEENGESDNEKETEKTDSVTGPTFNYLLDMPLWYLTKEKKDELCRLKNEKEQELEILKRKSPSDLWKEDLAAFVEELEAVEAKEKQDEQMGPPGKGGKGKGKKQMAEVLPSPSGKRVIPRVTIEMKAEAEKKIRRKIKNENTEGTSQENGMEAEGLKQRTEKKLKSEPGTKTKKQTTLPFKPIKKGKQRNPWSDSESDVSSNENDFDVPPRETEPQKAAGTKTKKQTTSQLKPTKKRKQRNPWSDSESDVSSNENDFDVPPREKEPRRAAARNKVIIDLDSDEDFSDFDKESNEEDFVPSDASSIKTKTSPKRPNKEQMPQKRATAEIDLGADDAGDNVPLSPSSSAADFPAETEIINPVSKKNVAVKKRPAKGQSATSTTGAQKRAAPKRTKKEPGLNSDAPQKPDSPKTKNRRKRKPSTSDDSDSNFEKMISKAVTSKKSKGDSDDLHLDLDSAVAPRAKSGRTKKPIKYLEESDEDDLF; from the exons ATGGAGCTGTCCCCACTGCAG cCTGTAAACGAAAATATgcaagtgaacaaaacaaagaaaaatgaagatgctAAGAAAAGACTATCTGTTGAAAGAATCTATCAAAAGAAAACGCAATTGGAACATATTCTGCTCCGTCCGGACACCTATATTGGCTCTGTGGAATTAGTGACCCAG CAAATGTGGGTTTATGATGAAGATATTGGCATGAACTTCAGGGAAGTCACTTTTGTTCCTGGTTTGTACAAAATCTTTGACGAGATTCTAG tcaaTGCTGCAGACAATAAACAAAGGGATCCAAAAATGTCTTGTATTAGAGTCACAATTGACCC ggaaaacaatttaattaGTATATGGAATAATGGGAAAGGTATTCCTGTTGTTGAACACAAAGTTGAGAAGGTATATGTTCCAGCTCTCATCTTTGGACAACTCCTAACTTCCAGTAactatgatgatgatgaaaagaaAGTAACAG GTGGTCGAAATGGCTATGGAGCCAAATTGTGTAACATATTCAGTACCAAGTTTACTGTGGAAACAGCCACTAAAGAATACAAGAAAATGTTCAAACAG ACATGGATGGATAACATGGGGAGAGCTAGTGAGATGGTACTCAAGCCCTTTAGTGGAGAAGATTATACATGTGTTACCTTCCAGCCTGACTTGTCTAAGTTTAAAATGCAAAGCCTAGACAAAGATATTGTTGCACTAATGGTTAGAAGAGCATATGATATTGCTGGATCCACTAAAGATGTCAAAGTCTTTCTCAATGGAAATAAGCTTCCA GTGAAAGGATTCCGTAGTTATGTGGATATGTATTTGAAGGATAAAGTAGATGAAACTGGTAATCCGTTGAAAATAATCCATGAACAAGTAAACCACAGGTGGGAAGTGTGTTTAACAATGAGTGAAAAAGGCTTTCAGCAAATTAGCTTTGTCAACAGCATTGCTACTTCCAAG GGTGGCAGACATGTTGATTATGTAACGGATCAGATTGTGACTAAACTTAGTGATGTtgtgaagaagaagaacaagGGTGGTGTTGCGGTAAAGGCACATCAG GTGAAAAATCACATGTGGATTTTTGTGAATGCCTTAATTGAAAACCCAACCTTTGACTCTCAGACGAAAGAAAACATGACTTTACAAGTCAAGAACTTTGGATCCACATGCCAATTAAGTGAAAAATTCATCAAAGCT GCAACTGGCTGTGGTATTGTGGAAAGCATACTAAACTGGGTGAAGTTCAAGGCTCAAGCCCAATTAAACAAGAAGTGTTCAGCTGTAAAACATAACAGAATCAAGGGAATTCCCAAACTTGATGATGCCAATGATGCAG gaggCCGAAACTCCACTGATTGTACGCTTATCTTGACTGAGGGAGACTCAGCTAAAACTTTGGCTGTTTCAGGCCTTGGTGTGGTTGGGAGAGACAAATATGGGGTTTTCCCTCTTAGAGGAAAAATACTCAATGTTCGAGAAGCTTCTCATAAACAG ATAATGGAAAATGCTGAAATTAACAATATCATCAAGATTGTGGGTCTTCAGTACAAGAAAAACTATGAAGATGAAGATTCATTGAAGACTCTTCGTTATGGGAAGATAATGATTATGACAGATCAG GACCAAGATGGTTCTCATATCAAAGGCTTGCTGATTAATTTTATCCATCACAACTGGCCCTCTCTTCTGCGACATCGTTTTCTGGAGGAATTTATCACTCCCATTGTAAAG GTGTCTAAAAACAAGCAAGAAATCGCATTCTATAGTCTTCCTGAATTTGAAGAATGGAAGAGTTCTACACCGAATCATAAAAAATGGAAAGTCAAGTATTACAAAG GTTTGGGCACCAGCACATCAAAAGAAGCTAAGGAGTACTTTGCAGATATGAAAAGACATCGTATCCAATTCAAATATTCTGGTCCTGAAGATGATGCTGCAATCAGCCTG GCCTTTAGCAAAAAACAGATAGATGATCGAAAGGAATGGTTAACTCATTTCATGGAGGATAGAAGACAACGGAAGTTATGTGGCCTTCCtgag GATTACTTGTATGGGCAAGCTACCACTTATCTGACATACAATGACTTCATAAACAAGGAACTTATCCTGTTTTCAAATTCTGATAATGAGAGATCTATCCCATCTATGGTAGATG GTTTGAAACCAGGTCAGAGAAAGGTTTTGTTTACGTGTTTCAAACGGAATGACAAGCGGGAGGTGAAGGTTGCCCAGTTAGCTGGGTCAGTGGCTGAGATGTCCTCTTATCATCATGGTGAG ATGTCATTAATGATGACCATTATCAATTTGGCCCAGAATTTTGTGGGTAGCAATAACCTGAACCTCTTGCAGCCCATTGGTCAGTTTGGTACCAGGCTGCATGGTGGCAAGGATTCTGCTAGTCCTCGATACATCTTCACAATGCTCAG cTCTTTGGCCCGGTTGTTATTTCCACCACAAGATGATCACACATTAAAGTTCTTGTATGATGATAACCAACGTGTAGAGCCTGAATGGTACATTCCTATTATACCCATGGTGCTGATAAATGGCGCTGAAGGAATCGGTACTGGGTGGTCCTGCAAAATCCCCAACTATGATATTCGTGAAATTGTGAATAATATCAGGCGTTTGATGGATGGAGAAGAACCTTTGCCGATG cTGCCGAGTTACAAGAACTTCAAGGGTACTATTGAAGAGCTGGCTGCAAATCAATATGTGATTAGTGGTGAAGTGGCTATTCTTAATTCCACAACCATTGAAATCTCAGAGCTTCCCATCAGAACATGGACCCAG acATATAAAGAACAGGTTCTAGAACCCATGTTGAATGGCACTGAGAAGACACCTCCTCTAATAACGGATTATAGGGAATACCATACAGATACCACTGTGAAGTTTGTTGTGAAGATGACTGAAGAAAAACTGGCAGAGGCCGAGAGAGTGGGACTACACAAAGTCTTCAAACTCCAAACTAGTCTCACGTGCAACTCTATG gtgCTTTTTGACCACGTAGGCTGTTTAAAGAAATATGACACAGTGTTGGATATTCTAAGAGAGTTCTTTGAACTCAGGCTTAAATATTATGGATTAAGAAAAGAATGGCTTCTAGGAATGATTGGCGCTGAATCTGCTAAACTGAACAATCAGGCTCGCTTTATCTTAGAGAAAATCGATGGCAAAATAGTTATTG aaaacaagCCTAAGAAAGAATTAATTAAAGTTTTGATTCAGAGGGGATATGATTCGGACCCTGTGAAGGCTTGGAAAGAGGCCCAGCAAAAG GTTccagatgaagaagaaaatggagagagcgacaatgaaaaggaaactgagaaaactGACTCTGTAACTGGACCAACGTTCAACTACCTTCTTGATATGCCTCTTTGGTATCTcaccaaggaaaagaaagatgaactGTGcagactgaaaaatgaaaaa GAGCAAGAGCtagaaatattaaagagaaagagTCCATCAGATTTGTGGAAAGAAGACTTGGCTGCTTTTGTTGAAGAGCTGGAG GCTGTTGAAGCCAAGGAAAAACAAGATGAACAAATGGGACCTCCTGGGaaaggggggaaaggaaaggggaaaaaacaaatggCTGAAGTTTTGCCTTCTCCAAGTGGAAAACGAGTTATCCCCCGAGTTACCATAGAGATGAAAgcagaggcagaaaagaaaattagaaggaaaattaaG AATGAAAATACTGAAGGAACCTCTCAAGAGAATGGTATGGAAGCAGAAGGCCTAAaacaaagaacagagaagaaactgaaaagtgaaccag GTaccaagacaaagaaacagactACATTGCCATTTAAACCAAtcaaaaaaggaaagcagagaaaccCTTGGTCTGATTCAGAGTCAGATGTGAGCAGTAATGAAAATGATTTTGATGTCCCTCCACGAGAAACAGAGCCACAGAAAGCAGCAg GTaccaagacaaagaaacaaactacatCGCAGCTTAaaccaaccaaaaaaagaaagcagagaaacccTTGGTCTGATTCAGAGTCGGATGTGAGCAGTAATGAAAATGATTTTGATGTCCCTCCACGAGAAAAAGAGCCACGGAGAGCAGCAG CAAGAAATAAAGTCATAATTGATTTGGATTCAGATGAAGATTTCTCAGATTTTGATAAAGAAAGTAACGAGGAAGATTTTGTCCCATCGGATGCCAGTTCAATTAAGACCAAGACTTCCCCAAA ACGTCCTAACAAAGAACAGATGCCGCAGAAGAGAGCCACAGCAG aaatagaCCTCGGTGCTGATGATGCCGGGGACAATGTTCCACTTTCTCCAAGCTCTTCTGCTGCTGATTTCCCAGCTGAAACCGAAATTATAAACCCTGTTTCGAAGAAAAACGTGGCGGTGAAGAAGAGGCCGGCAAAAG GTCAGTCTGCCACCTCCACAACAGGTGCCCAAAAAAGGGCTGCACCAAAACGAACCAAGAAGGAGCCAGGCTTGAATTCTGATGCCCCTCAAAAGCCTGATTCCCCCAAAACCAAGAATCGCCGCAAAAGGAAGCCATCCACGTCTGATGATTCCGACTctaattttgagaaaatgatttCTAAAGCAGTCACCAGCAAG AAATCCAAGGGGGACAGTGATGACCTCCATCTGGATTTAGACTCCGCTGTGGCTCCTCGGGCAAAATCTGGACGGACAAAGAAACCCATCAAATACCTCGAAGAATCAGATGAAGACgatctgttttaa